From Pristiophorus japonicus isolate sPriJap1 chromosome 7, sPriJap1.hap1, whole genome shotgun sequence, one genomic window encodes:
- the cnih4 gene encoding protein cornichon homolog 4, which yields MFASMHWFIFLLNVPIAAWNLYRYLGVPCGNVGVFDPTEIHNRGQLKTHMKEAMVKLGFHLLCFFIYLYSMILALIND from the exons ATGTTCGCCTCCATGCATTGGTTCATCTTCTTGCTCAACGTGCCAATAGCAGCCTGGAATCTTTACAG GTACCTGGGCGTCCCCTGCGGTAACGTGGGAGTCTTCGACCCGACAGAGATCCACAATCGTGGGCAGCTCAAAACTCACATGAAGGAGGCGATGGTTAAACTGGGATTCCACCTTCTCTGCTTCTTCATTTACCTGTACAG CATGATCCTGGCTTTGATAAATGACTGA